Proteins encoded in a region of the Anopheles ziemanni chromosome 2, idAnoZiCoDA_A2_x.2, whole genome shotgun sequence genome:
- the LOC131283062 gene encoding large ribosomal subunit protein eL43, with protein sequence MAKRTKKVGIVGKYGTRYGASLRKMVKKMEITQHAKYTCTFCGKDAMKRTCVGIWSCKRCKRVVAGGAWVYSTTAAASVRSAVRRLREM encoded by the exons ATG GCCAAGCGTACCAAGAAGGTTGGAATCGTCGGTAAATACGGTACCCGTTATGGTGCCTCGCTGCGTAAGATGGTGAAGAAGATGGAAATCACCCAGCACGCCAAGTACACCTGCACCTTCTGCGGCAAG GATGCGATGAAGCGAACCTGCGTTGGTATCTGGTCGTGCAAACGGTGCAAACGTGTCGTGGCCGGAGGTGCCTGGGTGTACTCGACCACCGCGGCCGCCTCGGTCCGATCGGCCGTCCGACGTCTGCGTGAAATGTAA